One Vitis vinifera cultivar Pinot Noir 40024 chromosome 8, ASM3070453v1 genomic window carries:
- the LOC100242148 gene encoding receptor-like protein 33, whose translation MSGLSSISQLLPMGILLFSWIFFMPLCSSFFGMHVALVSGECLSDGRVCLEDEMLLLLQLKSTLKFNADASNKLVSWNQSADCCSWGGVTWDATGHVVALDLSSEFISDGFYSSSSIFSLQYLQSLNLANNTFFSSEIPSGFDKLGNLTYLNLSKAGFSGQIPIEISRLTRLVTIDISSFNDLFGTPAPKLEQPNLRMLVQNLKELRELHLDGVDISAQGKEWCQALSSSVPNLRVLSLSRCFLSGPIDSSLVKLRSLSVVHLNYNNFTAPVPDFLANFSNLTSLSLSFCRLYGTFPENIFQVPALQILDLSNNQLLWGALPEFPQGGSLRTLVLSDTKFSGHMPDSIGKLEMLSWIELARCNFSGPIPSSIANLTRLLYLDLSSNGFTGSIPSFRSSKNLTHINLSRNYFTGQIISHHWEGFLNLLNLDLHQNLLHGDLPLSLFSHPSLQKIQLNQNQFSGQLNEFSVVSSFVLEVLDLSSNNLQGSIPLSVFDLRALRVLELSFNNVSGTLELSKFQELGNLTTLSLSHNKLSINVDSFNSSFSKSPHFTTLKLASCNLKRFPDLRNNSKFLGYLDLSQNQIQGEIPHWIWMIGNSFLVHLNLSHNLLVDLQEPFPNLPPYLFTLDLHSNLLRGRIPTPPQFSSYVDYSNNSFISSIPEDIGSYISYVIFFSLSKNNISGIIPESICNATNVQVLDLSDNALSGEIPSCLIENEALAVLNLRRNMFSGTISGNFPGNCILHTLDLNGNLLEGTIPESVANCKELEVLNLGNNRIDDKFPCWLKNMSSLRVLVLRANRFHGPIGCPNSNSTWPMLQIVDLAYNNFSGKLPAKGFLTWKAMMASEDEVQSKLNHIQFKILEFSELYYQDAVTVTSKGQEMELVKVLTLFTSIDFSSNKFEGQIPEEMGNFISLYVLNLSGNGFTGQIPSSMGQLRQLESLDLSRNHLSGKIPTELVSLTFLSVLDLSFNQLVGAIPSGNQFQTFSEASFQVNKGLCGQPLNVNCEEDTPPPTFDDRHSASRMEIKWEYIAPEIGFVTGLGIVIWPLVFCRRWRQCYYKRVDRILSRILHHQDQRASGGRRAHRIRRRRM comes from the coding sequence ATGTCTGGGCTTAGCAGTATCTCCCAGCTGCTACCAATGGGAATCCTACTCTTTTCATGGATTTTCTTCATGCCTCTATGCTCAAGCTTTTTTGGTATGCATGTTGCTTTGGTGTCCGGCGAGTGTCTGAGTGATGGGAGGGTATGCCTGGAAGATGAGATGTTGTTGTTGCTGCAACTGAAGAGCACCCTCAAATTCAATGCTGATGCATCTAATAAACTAGTTTCCTGGAATCAAAGCGCGGACTGCTGTTCTTGGGGCGGTGTAACCTGGGATGCCACTGGTCATGTTGTCGCTCTTGATCTCAGTAGCGAATTCATTTCTGATGGATTCTATAGCTCCAGTAGCATTTTCAGTCTACAATATCTCCAGAGCTTGAATTTGGCTAACAACACCTTCTTCTCTTCTGAAATTCCATCTGGATTCGACAAGCTTGGTAATTTGACTTACCTCAATCTGTCTAAAGCTGGCTTTTCTGGGCAGATTCCAATTGAGATTTCACGCTTGACAAGGTTGGTTACCATCGATATCTCTAGCTTTAATGACCTCTTTGGAACCCCTGCACCGAAGCTTGAGCAGCCAAATCTGAGAATGCTGGTTCAGAACCTCAAAGAGCTTAGAGAACTCCATCTTGATGGTGTAGACATATCAGCCCAGGGGAAGGAGTGGTGTCAAGCATTATCATCTTCTGTACCTAATCTCCGAGTTCTGAGCTTGTCCAGGTGTTTTCTTTCAGGCCCTATTGATTCTTCCCTGGTGAAGCTTCGCTCCCTGTCAGTTGTTCATCTGAATTATAACAATTTCACAGCTCCAGTTCCTGATTTTTTGGcaaatttctcaaatttgaCTTCCTTGAGCCTCAGTTTTTGCCGACTGTATGGAACATTTCCAGAAAATATCTTTCAGGTACCAGCCCTGCAAATTCTTGACTTGTCTAACAATCAGTTACTTTGGGGTGCTTTGCCAGAATTTCCTCAGGGTGGGTCTCTACGGACCCTGGTGCTTTCGGATACAAAATTTTCGGGGCATATGCCAGATTCCATAGGTAAACTTGAGATGTTGTCCTGGATAGAACTAGCACGTTGCAATTTCAGTGGACCAATCCCCAGCTCCATAGCAAATCTTACTCGATTGCTTTACTTGGACTTATCCTCAAATGGCTTTACCGGTTCAATTCCATCCTTCCGTTCTTCAAAGAATCTGACCCATATAAACCTTTCTCGTAACTATTTTACTGGTCAGATAATTTCCCATCACTGGGAAGGCTTTTTGAATCTTTTAAATCTGGACTTGCACCAAAATTTACTACATGGGGATCTTCCGTTGTCCCTGTTCTCTCACCCATCACTGCAGAAGATACAGCTTAACCAAAACCAATTTTCTGGTCAACTAAATGAATTTTCAGTTGTGTCTTCTTTTGTACTGGAGGTCCTTGATTTGAGTAGCAACAATCTACAAGGGTCAATTCCCCTTTCTGTCTTTGATCTGCGGGCTCTTCGCGTCCTTGAACTTTCTTTCAACAACGTCAGTGGCACCCTTGAACTAAGCAAATTTCAAGAACTAGGGAACCTTACTACTCTGAGTCTCTCCCACAACAAGTTGTCAATCAATGTGGATAGTTTCAATTCCAGCTTTTCTAAATCCCCCCATTTCACCACATTAAAACTGGCATCTTGCAACCTGAAAAGATTCCCTGATCTAAGGAACAACTCAAAGTTTTTGGGATATTTAGACCTTTCACAAAACCAGATTCAAGGGGAAATACCTCATTGGATTTGGATGATCGGCAATAGCTTCCTTGTGCATTTGAATCTCTCTCATAATTTGCTGGTGGATCTGCAAGAACCTTTCCCTAATCTTCCTCCTTATCTGTTTACCCTTGACCTACATTCCAACCTGCTCCGTGGACGAATCCCCACTCCACCACAATTTTCCAGCTATGTGGATTACTCAAACAACAGCTTCATCTCTTCCATCCCTGAAGATATTGGCTCTTACATTTCCTACgttattttcttctctctttcaaaGAATAATATCTCTGGAATAATTCCAGAATCAATCTGCAATGCAACTAACGTCCAAGTTCTTGACTTGTCTGACAATGCTTTGAGTGGTGAAATACCTTCATGTTTGATTGAGAATGAGGCTCTTGCGGTTCTGAATCTACGGAGAAACATGTTCAGCGGCACTATATCTGGGAATTTTCCTGGCAACTGTATTTTACACACTCTAGATCTCAATGGGAATCTTTTAGAAGGGACAATTCCAGAATCTGTAGCCAATTGCAAAGAGCTAGAGGTTTTAAACCTCGGGAATAATCGCATAGATGATAAGTTCCCTTGCTGGTTGAAGAACATGAGCAGTTTGCGTGTGCTTGTTCTGCGAGCCAACAGATTCCATGGACCCATTGGATGTCCAAATAGCAATTCCACCTGGCCAATGCTTCAAATCGTTGACCTAGCTTACAACAATTTTAGTGGTAAATTGCCGGCAAAAGGCTTCTTAACCTGGAAAGCAATGATGGCTAGTGAAGATGAAGTCCAATCAAAGCTAAATCACATACAATTTAAGATCCTAGAATTCAGTGAATTGTATTATCAGGACGCTGTAACAGTCACCAGCAAAGGTCAAGAAATGGAGCTTGTGAAGGTCCTAACTCTCTTCACTTCCATTGACTTCTCCTCCAACAAATTTGAAGGCCAGATACCAGAAGAGATGGGAAACTTCATATCACTATATGTCCTCAACTTATCTGGTAATGGTTTCACAGGCCAAATCCCATCATCAATGGGGCAGCTGAGACAGCTCGAGTCATTAGACCTCTCACGCAACCATCTGAGTGGGAAGATCCCCACAGAGCTTGTGAGCCTAACTTTCCTTTCAGTCCTGGACCTCTCCTTCAATCAGTTAGTGGGGGCAATCCCAAGCGGTAATcaatttcaaacattttcagAAGCTTCTTTCCAAGTGAACAAAGGATTGTGTGGGCAACCTTTGAATGTAAATTGCGAAGAGGATACACCACCACCGACATTTGATGACAGGCACTCAGCTTCCCGTATGGAGATTAAGTGGGAATACATAGCTCCTGAAATTGGATTTGTGACAGGATTGGGAATCGTGATTTGGCCTCTAGTGTTTTGCAGGAGATGGAGGCAATGCTACTACAAACGTGTTGATAGAATTCTTTCAAGGATTCTCCATCACCAAGACCAAAGAGCAAGTGGTGGAAGAAGAGCTCACAGAATTCGGAGGCGGAGAATGTAG